A genomic window from Salinicoccus sp. RF5 includes:
- a CDS encoding PQQ-dependent sugar dehydrogenase yields MGKVSWSRLTFLLMLIFVLALAACGNGGSSEEETTEESTEESDTATEETEESTEESEETTEESEESEESTEESDESADGESESAETEPKVTDFEPAFPEQTRAPEVETEAELDVEVVTEGLGVPWGMVEFDTNRLLVTRRDSAELLIVNLEDGSVSDPIEGTPEVNSEDQGGLLDVTVAPDFDESRTVFMTFSQDIEGGTVTAVGKGMLSEDETALEDFEVIFQATPAYEGTLHYGGRIIFDDDGNLFLTTGERSDDPIRERAQDLDAYLGKVIHITPAGEPVESNPFIEDEDALDGIYSYGHRNIQGVDFHPETGDLWIVEFGPQAGDELNIIEPGNNYGWPIVSYGIEYSGELINEGVSEHEAQGFVEPRYYWDPTSAPSGMSFYDNDAIPEWENNLFIGGLAPNYIVRVVIEDDTIVGEERLLTEEGERFRDILVTEDGALIASTDGGKVYRITEAGEGSE; encoded by the coding sequence ATGGGGAAAGTTTCGTGGTCAAGATTAACGTTCCTTCTGATGCTGATCTTTGTATTGGCTTTGGCAGCATGTGGCAATGGTGGCTCTTCAGAGGAAGAAACCACTGAAGAATCAACAGAAGAATCGGATACTGCAACAGAAGAAACTGAAGAATCCACTGAGGAATCGGAGGAGACAACAGAAGAGAGTGAAGAATCCGAAGAATCAACAGAAGAAAGTGATGAAAGTGCAGATGGAGAATCTGAATCAGCAGAAACTGAACCAAAAGTTACTGATTTTGAACCAGCATTCCCAGAACAGACGAGGGCACCTGAAGTAGAGACTGAAGCAGAACTTGATGTGGAAGTTGTTACAGAGGGTCTTGGCGTACCTTGGGGTATGGTGGAGTTTGACACGAACCGCCTGCTTGTTACACGAAGGGACTCAGCAGAACTTCTTATCGTAAACCTTGAAGATGGCTCTGTATCCGACCCAATCGAAGGGACACCGGAAGTGAACAGTGAAGACCAGGGCGGTCTGCTTGATGTAACGGTTGCACCTGATTTCGACGAATCAAGAACAGTATTCATGACGTTTTCTCAGGATATCGAAGGGGGTACTGTAACGGCCGTCGGTAAAGGTATGCTGTCAGAAGATGAAACCGCACTAGAAGATTTTGAAGTGATCTTCCAGGCAACGCCAGCATATGAAGGCACCCTGCACTACGGTGGACGCATCATCTTTGACGATGATGGCAACCTGTTCCTGACAACTGGGGAACGTTCCGATGATCCGATCCGCGAACGTGCACAGGACTTGGATGCCTACTTGGGTAAAGTAATCCACATTACACCAGCTGGGGAACCAGTAGAGTCTAATCCGTTCATCGAAGATGAAGACGCACTGGATGGCATCTATAGCTATGGTCACCGTAATATTCAAGGTGTGGACTTCCACCCTGAAACAGGGGACCTATGGATTGTTGAATTTGGTCCACAGGCTGGGGATGAACTGAATATCATTGAACCAGGAAACAACTATGGCTGGCCGATCGTTTCCTATGGTATCGAGTACAGTGGTGAACTGATCAATGAGGGTGTTTCAGAACATGAAGCGCAAGGCTTTGTTGAACCAAGGTATTATTGGGATCCGACAAGTGCACCAAGTGGCATGTCATTCTATGACAACGATGCAATTCCTGAATGGGAGAACAACTTGTTCATCGGCGGTTTAGCGCCGAACTATATCGTACGTGTCGTTATTGAAGATGACACCATCGTTGGAGAAGAACGTCTATTGACTGAAGAGGGCGAACGTTTCCGTGATATTCTCGTAACCGAGGATGGCGCGCTTATTGCAAGCACTGATGGCGGTAAGGTCTATAGGATCACTGAAGCAGGTGAAGGCTCAGAATAA